A stretch of the Odontesthes bonariensis isolate fOdoBon6 chromosome 5, fOdoBon6.hap1, whole genome shotgun sequence genome encodes the following:
- the cep192 gene encoding centrosomal protein of 192 kDa isoform X1, with product MADSFYKLEDEAFPSFLGKSLENTSGRATLGNVTLGSGPGLPVAASTVAKIRPGSDNREDHVEASYLEQANLLSSGGEHPKFALSFKDDLDNADDFIAAHRLSDVLLKISLDESASRNQGCMLGLRPIQTCSEHGRPTEFGTDLSTGLLTFAQCGQKDSTNTKALPTAAEEDHELSEGGDSDHFSGSNSSFLANEKIMSVDSMNSDITDDDIDLNNLPDDELDVYFNKLVPPAMQRGRVEGQEIPVTGVMGAADDGSDTSSTEAEEYRQPLFDQYDQEDFQMPDVRLAATGMDSCPASDEDTEDELESARGNNNAPSTQLLPSTSRQLVGESNHPSFRPGLEGGSSDEEASTGCSGPSQSGIEHRRSAEGQVINPPVTGDGGDGSSGSEESGNDGGVSTIPLPVNNVQTSYDALRGLGIVGSSPVSEDESGVLSNLPGHARNSLPRHTEMGNRVGPVGTGEANSVETTGKTQRLSVNWSMMLDRQEALNAMESTDSGPAADRIFDSVYLRTGAGLRRPQDSANLTFSQLQGTQGSFHLSQMLLPDCGERDDEGVDEPDGARHSLGLRGGPCGDVTAAEASDGTSEDDNDPLSTSLEPKYFSQSFHQEQEDSDEGWNHCPDNLELEFQQGANATHSIVYQNEEGQWVTDLAYYSCFEKEVDGKTSEAAGQFQTEDFVPADDAMKKIVKDQEEFEKEHQFMQEEQIEPTSSSSSTFHSDSSWKIPANSHILMRASQVSSEFKQADESYLRLSLGQFFGQRSEALGCLGNTNEVEVKRPSFGYIITSPEKREPFSLIHPSELASANDSPHNDTTELSEADKTLNPEDLDKTLNAPGERMSPKRDDDPGLCNPEDRSLRAARNVHNQGSGSGSSLGNQSCVSPDNNSSQLMLSISTIASAIANASISTDPSQLAAMIVDLSKKSRARYQPGSAGSNTEEPTAAQHVLPEPDQSTVLDTLQRSICAGEMSAFDIEKYLKMANMSGTSDSSVAHTTFDLSDWAENLSNLQRNPQKGYVMKQESENQPFSTKTEEDKGEVMTLGNMNSPAVPFSNVSSPTKRGGLKRSSIPRPRVSLCTAKRPENSGQASPLKPPADKLKSDNTTASSAKTFSSSCKMPTENGVKPGEVNPKTSNIKTSETPHTNDKSLPRTSPNWRKGQSGLPCLKGSSPSTHRVRSVGQQPQHKPSDSPEKKPSVNITAPSLPYSSVEKHVGFPCQNAQPQRDSRSGFSVSCIEDSQCNFRPSTSPVTHSSPSRTSIPSAECMVSPSSSNGVAAERCPVPDLSPQSTCSSPSLSRLTYISMNDGTVVPTPERLKNNSTMALSTTIIRFSPTPPVEMDAQSNLDILGPPRNLDDDNQPKHSKSLETLPAQQCKSPELSHGGFALSCPRSQSECDYHCSSHIYTGCKNHKHLSDANGRQLAKVDSSYCSNPNIQQTSSSAAQGSQQWRGATSMLSSVYPGGLGMPPAYSAEGLHYVQIPSFKSQCPGMIDLSHKEDIQSLITGHSLFNSQLRQLYLGPETPLHPTAFHLGPTRNGLYTMSSSGIPKSELTLRHRHPTSGPLGISGTAESHQLSRPHQQDIRMIGKPFSQYGGEPLVTGGLEELGGQVVVPEELRFPHACCVGIASQTSLSLFNPSERWQQVSITVTSLAIDGEKVDNLPYQWLMVKNKTIIGPKSTEEQKMLFIPPQAGVYHCILSVCSWPASAETELAARANVFAKTVVLVAIAENPALEIDVSKSGCLDFGDLPGGSAKSLALRVLNRTHATVPIRLVISANATAWRCFTFSKHPVAMTSEAMQQVGHMTPVSSPSVMNHVMHASYGENPESFTVWVHFKAPQKYTAPSGELGPPDEYNARVDIEMDSPGPSHVIRSIPLKARSGTARVHAPKDLQTLSLCVPVGKCTQQKLPLKNAGNIDVQLKLKSSEDGDSFSVTPDELFLRVGEECCIVVSFKAHDNGLCRESLLTILVLPSGPQYEVTLRGEVVDSRKPVYGPQLTGDVPPILSNKQFVAWGGVTLGRAVQQKLVLRNNSTNATQQLRLLIRGQDQDCFQLQSMFSLEERLTRHGELSIRPREDVTVHLLFAPTRVACMLAKLEIKQSGVWASQPGVKFTIPLSGYGGTSNIILEDQRKRADGYVATLTDVAVGRVSKVCLCVRNTGSRVAFIKAVAFSDVPSRSFMESTVMSLAPSQFVLKERTQEVITVLMKSTQREQSLCHSTNNLLATICLFCGDEVSRQQYRRLLETKPEAVRKALSENSLLKNIEFNEKFLGEEGVKETYDLPQRPNEAHIFYSNMSRVVVSLLGSTKSSDCEENEQTKLLQHSTMPSLESESGLLNGNMSLDVLPVKDSQGSALRLADPSSKASEHLHTQSESWIIHPQQLVLAAPIINGPSTTSQVQIRNNTNRKLNFDLSWPAHCLTITPQHGLIEPQCHLQILISPNPSLANKSALLPWSGQIYVQCAGQQKFIKVQIRRDLALDISATPGDATLSALPVEAATPVLPVARLSSKPLLTPQIPQTPQALVEIGNKAIIFPTTHAGETSEAQLEVQNGEVEVRWYLSSFAPPYVKGVDKTEDVYRATYTAFRCSKVSGTLGTHEKMQVPVTFLPRDRGDYVQFWDLECHPVSEPQQKTRIRFQLCGSGLKSGPVEGPQEGDCSLVKTEATVKSRKRSDFSASKTSQEEDMRRGVYSPQDMYTFPDTRVGEFNTLKVNIRNNSSDTHELKFVKPREPFLIKHSKYSLRSQHYLKLPVKFKPSTTGRHTGLLLIQSETSGSLVIQLTGEALP from the exons ATGGCAGATAGTTTTTACAAGTTGGAGGATGAAGCCTTCCCTAGTTTCCTCGGTAAATCTTTGGAAAACACCAGTGGCCGTGCCACACTGGGGAATGTGACATTGGGTTCAGGCCCAGGGCTGCCCGTGGCTGCTTCTACAGTGGCTAAAATTAGACCTGGGTCTGACAACAG AGAAGATCATGTTGAGGCATCATATCTGGAGCAGGCCAACTTACTGTCATCTGGTGGAGAACATCCCAAGTTTGCCCTCAGCTTCAAAGATGACTT GGATAATGCAGATGACTTCATTGCAGCCCACCGCCTGTCAGATGTGCTGCTGAAGATCAGTCTGGATGAGAGTGCATCCAGAAACCAAGGCTGCATGCTTGGCCTTCGTCCCATTCAGACATGCTCAGAGCATGGTCGGCCCACAGAATTTGGAACAG ATCTGTCAACAGGTCTTCTGACATTTGCCCAGTGTGGACAGAAGGACAGTACAAATACAAAG GCCCTACCAACTGCAGCTGAAGAGGACCATGAGCTGAGCGAGGGAGGGGATAGTGACCATTTCAGTGGCAGTAACTCAAGTTTCCTGGCAAATGAAAAGATAATGTCTGTGGACAGCATGAATAGTGATATCACAG ATGATGACATTGACCTAAACAACCTGCCTGATGATGAACTGGATGTTTATTTCAACAAACTGGTCCCTCCTGCTATGCAGAGAGGCAGAGTGGAGGGCCAGGAGATTCCTGTAACA GGAGTGATGGGTGCTGCTGATGACGGATCAGATACAAGTTCTACTGAGGCAGAAGAATATAGACAACCATTGTTTGATCAATATGATCAG GAGGACTTCCAGATGCCCGATGTGCGCCTTGCAGCCACAGGTATGGATTCCTGTCCAGCAAGTGATGAGGATACAGAGGATGAGCTGGAGTCGGCGAGAGGGAACAACAATGCTCCCAGTACACAGCTGCTGCCAAGCACCTCCAGACAGCTG GTTGGAGAAAGTAACCATCCCAGTTTCAGGCCAGGCCTAGAAGGGGGCAGTTCTGATGAGGAGGCTTCCACTGGCTGCAGTGGTCCATCTCAGTCTGGCATTGAACATAGAAGATCTGCTGAAGGACAAGTCATCAATCCTCCTGTAACGG GGGATGGTGGAGATGGAAGCAGTGGGAGTGAGGAAAGTGGAAATGATGGGGGAGTTTCAACCATCCCTCTTCCAGTGAACAATGTCCAAACCTCTTATGATGCCCTGCGTGGTCTGGGGATAGTGGGGAGCAGTCCTGTCAGTGAGGATGAGAGTGGTGTTCTGAGTAATTTGCCAGGACATGCAAGGAACAGCCTTCCCAGACATACCGAG ATGGGTAACCGTGTAGGTCCTGTAGGAACAGGAGAAGCCAACTCTGTAGAAACAACTGGGAAAACTCAGAGACTTTCTGTCAACTGGAGTATGATGCTGGACCGACAGGAGGCACTA AATGCCATGGAGAGCACAGACTCGGGGCCTGCTGCTGATCGTATATTCGATTCGGTCTACTTGAGGACTGGAGCTGGACTAAGGAGACCACAGGATTCAGCAAATTTGACTTTTTCTCAACTTCAAGGCACCCAAGGAAGCTTCCACCTCTCCCAG ATGCTGCTCCCGGATTGTGGTGAAAGGGATGATGAGGGAGTAGATGAACCTGATGGTGCTAGGCACTCGTTAGGCTTAAGGGGAGGACCCTGTGGTGATGTGACTGCTGCTGAGGCATCAGATGGTACCAGTGAGGATGACAATGATCCCCTTTCCACTTCCCTGGAACCAAAGTATTTCTCCCAGAGCTTCCACCAGGAACAAGAAGATTCAGATGAAGGGTGGAACCATTGCCCAGACAACCTGGAGCTGGAGTTTCAACAAG GTGCAAATGCCACTCATAGCATAGTTTACCAGAATGAAGAAGGGCAGTGGGTCACAGACCTTGCATACTACTCCTGCTTTGAAAAAGAGGTGGATGGGAAGACATCAGAGGCTGCTGGCCAGTTTCAAACTGAGGACTTTGTACCTGCCG atgATGCTATGAAAAAGATTGTGAAAGATCAAGAGGAGTTTGAAAAGGAGCATCAGTTTATGCAg GAGGAGCAGATTGAACCAaccagtagcagcagcagtactTTTCATAGTGACTCATCTTGGAAGATCCCTGCAAACAGCCACATCCTGATGAGGGCTTCTCAGGTCTCCTCAGAGTTTAAGCAGGCAGATGAAAGCTACCTGCGCCTGTCTTTAGGGCAATTTTTTGGACAGCGCTCTGAAGCCCTGGGCTGTTTGGGAAATACTAATGAAGTTGAGGTTAAACGG CCATCGTTTGGCTACATCATTACCTCTCCAGAGAAGAGGGAACCGTTTTCTCTAATTCATCCCTCAGAACTTGCATCTGCAAATGACTCTCCCCACAATGACACAACGGAACTCAGTGAAGCAGACAAAACTCTCAACCCAG AGGATCTCGACAAAACTCTCAATGCTCCAGGTGAAAGGATGTCACCAAAAAGAGATGATGATCCAGGACTTTGTAATCCAGAG GACCGTTCTCTCAGAGCTGCACGGAACGTACATAATCAGGGCTCAGGCTCTGGGTCGAGCCTGGGTAATCAGAGCTGTGTGTCCCCTGATAATAACAGCAGTCAGCTGATGCTTAGTATCAGTACAATTGCTTCAGCCATCGCTAATGCATCCATCAGCACTGACCCATCACAGCTGGCTGCCATGATTGTCGATTTATCAAAGAAGAGTAGAGCAAGATATCAGCCAGGGTCTGCTGGCAGCAACACAGAGGAACCCACTGCAGCACAACAT GTCCTTCCTGAGCCAGACCAGAGCACTGTCTTAGACACTCTGCAGAGAAGCATCTGTGCTGGAGAGATGAGTGCCTTTGACATAGAAAAATACCTTAAAATGGCCAACATGTCTGGCACCAGTGATTCCTCTGTGGCACACACAACCTTTGACTTAAGTGATTGGGCTGAGAATCTCAGCAACTTGCAGAGGAACCCTCAAAAAGGATATGTCATGAAACAAGAGAGCGAGAATCAGCCTTTCAGTACAAAAACTGAGGAGGACAAAGGAGAAGTAATGACACTTGGAAATATGAACTCCCCTGCTGTGCCTTTCTCCAATGTGTCGTCACCTACAAAGAGGGGTGGCTTAAAAAGAAGCTCAATTCCTCGTCCTCGTGTGTCACTCTGCACTGCCAAAAGACCTGAGAACTCGGGGCAGGCTTCCCCACTTAAGCCTCCTGCAGACAAACTGAAATCTGATAACACTACTGCCTCTTCTGCCAAGACTTTTAGCTCTTCGTGCAAAATGCCCACAGAAAATGGAGTCAAGCCAGGAGAAGTTAACCCCAAAACATCCAACATTAAGACATCTGAAACCCCACACACAAATGATAAAAGCTTACCCAGAACCTCCCCAAACTGGAGAAAAGGGCAGTCAGGCCTGCCTTGCCTTAAAGGCTCCTCTCCCTCAACCCACAGGGTGAGGAGTGTTGGCCAGCAGCCACAACACAAACCCAGCGACTCTCCAGAGAAGAAACCATCAGTGAACATCACTGCTCCTTCTCTACCTTATAGCTCCGTGGAGAAGCATGTTGGCTTCCCTTGTCAAAATGCTCAGCCTCAACGAGACTCTCGATCTG GTTTTTCTGTGTCATGTATTGAGGATTCTCAGTGCAACTTTAGACCATCCACCTCTCCTGTTACTCACTCCTCTCCAAGTCGGACCTCCATTCCAAGTGCTGAATG TATGGTTTCACCTTCTTCATCCAATGGAGTTGCTGCAGAAAGATGTCCAGTGCCTGACCTCTCACCTCAGTCTACCTGTTCCAGCCCCAGTCTCAGCAGGCTCACATACATTTCAATGAATGATGGCACTGTTGTACCTACACCTGAGAGACTAAAG AATAATTCTACAATGGCATTGAGTACCACGATCATCCGATTCAGTCCAACACCACCTGTGGAAATGGATGCTCAGTCCAACCTGGATATTCTTGGCCCTCCAAGAAACCTTGATGATGATAATCAGCCAAAGCATTCTAAAAGTCTTGAGACATTACCAGCACAGCAGTGTAAAAGTCCTGAGCTCTCACATGGTGGCTTTGCTCTGAGCTGCCCTCGCAGCCAGAGTGAATGCGACTACCATTGTTCTAGTCATATTTACACAGGATGCAAGAACCACAAGCATCTTTCTGATGCAAATGGAAGACAGCTCGCAAAGGTGGACTCAAGCTATTGCAGCAATCCAAACATTCAGCAAACGAGCAGCTCCGCAGCTCAGGGTTCCCAGCAGTGGCGAGGTGCTACATCAATGCTGTCATCAGTATATCCTGGTGGCCTTGGCATGCCACCTGCCTACTCAGCAGAAGGGCTTCATTATGTGCAAATCCCCAGCTTTAAGTCTCAATGTCCTGGAATGATTGACCTTTCCCACAAAGAAGATATTCAGTCCCTCATCACTGGACactctctcttcaactcccAGTTACGTCAGTTGTATTTGGGACCTGAAACTCCATTACATCCTACTGCTTTCCATTTGGGCCCAACAAGGAACGGTCTCTACACTATGTCGTCTTCAg GCATTCCAAAGAGTGAGCTAACTTTGAGACACCGTCACCCCACATCAGGTCCTTTGGGGATTTCTGGGACTGCTGAGTCTCATCAGCTTTCAAGACCACATCAACAGGATATAAGAATGATAGGAAAACCATTCAGTCAGTATGGTGGAGAGCCACTGGTTACAGGTGGTCTTGAGGAACTTGGAG GCCAAGTGGTGGTGCCAGAGGAACTTCGGTTTCCTCATGCTTGCTGTGTAGGCATTGCCTCACAGACCTCCCTTAGCCTCTTCAACCCCTCTGAGAGATGGCAGCAAGTTTCAATCACTGTCACAAGCCTAGCCATTGATGGAGAGAAG GTGGACAACTTGCCATACCAGTGGTTAATGGTGAAGAACAAAACCATTATTGGCCCCAAGAGTACAGAGGAACAAAAGATGTTGTTCATCCCTCCACAGGCTGGTGTTTACCATTGTATCCTCAGTGTTTGCTCCTGGCCTGCATCAGCTGAGACAGAGTTAGCAGCTAGAGCAAATGTCTTTGCCAAAACAGTGGTGCTTGTTGCTATTGCGGAGAACCCTGCACTAGAG ATCGACGTGAGCAAATCTGGTTGTTTGGATTTTGGAGACCTGCCAGGAGGGAGTGCTAAATCTCTTGCTCTTAGAGTGCTCAACAGAACTCATGCCACAGTACCCATCCGTCTGGTCATCAGCGCA AATGCAACAGCATGGCGATGTTTCACCTTTTCCAAGCACCCTGTTGCCATGACGTCTGAGGCCATGCAGCAGGTTGGACACATGACTCCAGTGTCCTCTCCCTCCGTGATGAATCATGTGATGCATGCCAGCTATGGAGAG AATCCAGAAAGCTTCACTGTCTGGGTCCATTTCAAGGCCCCCCAGAAGTATACAGCCCCTTCAG GAGAACTCGGTCCACCTGATGAGTACAATGCTCGGGTGGACATTGAAATGGACTCTCCAGGTCCAAGTCATGTTATCAGGAGTATTCCCCTCAAGGCCAGGTCTGGAACTGCAAGGGTCCATGCTCCTAAAGATCTGCAG ACTCTCAGCCTTTGTGTTCCAGTGGGGAAATGTACCCAACAGAAGCTGCCATTAAAAAATGCAGGAAACATTGATGTGCAGCTGAAACTGAAG AGTAGTGAAGATGGTGATAGTTTTTCTGTGACACCTGATGAGCTGTTCCTGAGAGTGGGAGAGGAATGCTGCATTGTTGTGTCATTCAAAGCACATGACAACGGATTATGCAGAGAAAG TCTCCTCACCATCTTGGTGCTACCATCAGGACCTCAGTATGAAGTAACATTGAGAGGAGAAGTGGTAGACTCTAGGAAACCTGTCTACGGCCCTCAACTGACCGGTGACGTCCCACCAATTCTCTCTAATAAGCAGTTTGTGGCCTGGGGAGGGGTCACCCTAGGACGAGCTGT CCAACAGAAGCTGGTGCTAAGGAACAACTCGACCAATGCCACACAGCAACTGCGCTTGCTTATTCGTGGTCAGGACCAGGACTGTTTTCAG CTTCAGAGTATGTTTAGCCTTGAAGAACGTCTTACTCGACATGGAGAACTGTCCATTCGTCCCAGAGAGGATGTGACGGTCCATTTGCTCTTTGCTCCCACAAGAGTGGCTTGCATGTTGGCTAAGCTAGAGATCAAACAGTCTGGGGTCTGGGCTTCACAACCAGGAGTCAAATTCACT ATTCCACTTTCTGGCTATGGTGGGACCAGCAACATCATCTTAGAGGACCAAAGGAAACGGGCAGATGGCTATGTGGCAACACTGACCGATGTTGCTGTTGGTCGTGTCAGcaaagtgtgtctgtgtgtgaggaaCACTGGCTCCAGAGTGGCTTTCATCAAAGCTGTGGCCTTCTCAGATGTACCATCCCGGTCATTTATGGAGTCCACAGTCATGAGCCTGGCCCCTTCACAGTTTGTACTGAAGGAAAGGACACAAGAG GTGATCACTGTCTTAATGAAGTCCACCCAAAGAGAGCAGAGTCTGTGTCATTCAACTAATAACCTGCTGGCTACAATCTGTCTGTTTTGTGGAGATGAAGTCTCCAGGCAGCAATACAGGAG ATTGCTTGAAACCAAACCAGAAGCCGTGCGAAAGGCCCTGTCTGAGAACAGTCTGCTAAAAAACATAGAGTTCAACGAAAAGTTCCTAGGAGAAGAAGGTGTTAAAGAAA CCTATGACCTACCCCAGCGTCCTAATGAGGCCCACATCTTCTACAGCAACATGAGTAGGGTGGTGGTATCGTTACTGGGAAGTACAAAGAGCTCAGATTGTGAAGAGAATGAGCAAACTAAACTGCTGCAGCACTCTACCATGCCCAGCTTGGAGTCAGAGAG TGGTTTGCTGAATGGCAATATGTCTCTGGATGTGCTGCCAGTCAAGGATTCCCAGGGTTCAGCATTGAGACTTGCAGACCCTTCCTCAAAG GCTTCAgaacacctgcacacacagtcTGAGTCCTGGATCATCCACCCACAGCAACTTGTTCTTGCAGCTCCCATCATCA ATGGTCCATCCACCACCAGCCAGGTTCAGATCCGAAACAATACTAACAGAAAGCTGAACTTTGATCTGTCCTGGCCTGCTCACTGCCTTACCATCACACCACAGCATGGACTTATCGAGCCTCA GTGCCACCTGCAAATTTTGATAAGCCCCAACCCCTCACTAGCTAACAAGTCTGCTCTGCTGCCATGGAGTGGACAGATATATGTCCAGTGTGCTGGTCAACAGAAG TTCATCAAGGTCCAAATACGTCGGGACTTGGCTCTGGATATATCTGCAACTCCAGGAGATGCAACTCTGTCAGCCCTGCCTGTTGAGGCTGCTACTCCTGTGTTACCTGTGGCCAGGCTCAGTTCAAAGCCCTTGCTAACCCCACAGATCCCACAGACGCCTCAGGCCTTGGTGGAAATCGGCAACAAGGCCATCATCTTCCCTACCACTCATGCAGGGGAGACATCAG AGGCCCAGCTGGAGGTCCAGAATGGGGAAGTGGAAGTGAGGTGGTACTTGTCGTCATTCGCTCCTCCATATGTAAAg